One genomic region from Sulfuriflexus mobilis encodes:
- a CDS encoding response regulator transcription factor, whose product MTQLIITDDNPRDRTFLAEVLSQYTPVMTANADEAIAACSGSDEPWLVTDIQMPGGNGIELARQIWASHRTARILFWSQHSDETYVRALAKLIPAETVYGYVLKNNPAETLLNAARTVFEDCQCWIDPHVRRIQARSQRSSDALSDAEYEVLVDIALGLTDKTIAERRFLSRRGAQNRLQSLYAKLGANLEHADKSSDSELLNVRARAVALALQRGLINAFELKEEEQHLEHWLASRKENS is encoded by the coding sequence ATGACACAACTCATTATTACCGATGATAATCCGCGTGATCGCACATTTCTTGCTGAGGTATTAAGTCAGTACACGCCGGTGATGACCGCTAACGCCGATGAGGCCATCGCCGCCTGCAGTGGCTCTGACGAACCCTGGCTGGTAACAGACATTCAAATGCCAGGTGGTAATGGTATTGAACTGGCCCGACAAATATGGGCAAGCCATCGCACTGCGCGCATTCTATTCTGGTCACAGCACAGTGATGAAACCTATGTGCGGGCACTGGCCAAATTGATCCCGGCCGAGACCGTTTACGGTTATGTGCTGAAAAACAACCCGGCAGAGACGCTGCTAAATGCCGCGCGTACTGTTTTTGAGGATTGCCAGTGCTGGATCGACCCACACGTTCGTCGTATTCAGGCCCGCAGTCAACGAAGCAGCGATGCCTTATCTGATGCGGAGTATGAAGTCCTGGTCGACATCGCCCTTGGATTGACCGATAAGACTATTGCCGAACGGCGGTTTTTATCACGTCGTGGTGCCCAGAACCGCCTGCAGTCCCTTTATGCAAAACTTGGTGCCAACCTGGAGCACGCAGACAAAAGCAGTGACAGCGAATTATTGAACGTGCGTGCCCGTGCCGTCGCCCTGGCCCTGCAACGCGGGCTGATCAACGCCTTTGAATTAAAGGAAGAGGAACAGCATCTGGAACATTGGCTGGCATCAAGAAAAGAAAATTCATAA
- a CDS encoding sensor histidine kinase has translation MKLPFRYQFILAPFIIVVLLACLVAYTLLELSYINKANEITRQWAIISDRAQTAISSARQLNTIIRELSSEDIQQDEQFFSYLEQTRILSDSLHIPYLLEQVSPELRQLITDSGQLLREPEHVRPEAISLSLERLLPALEYQAKIFTAQRRTTFIDNHHKLVAISSRLTTVLLTALIICISLATGLALWGLTITRRRLKRLTQRAHDVCTGDSVPLPAPVDTRDELDDLELCLANMTTRLLQVVSVENVLLGVEGERRRIAMDMHDGVLADLTAINRRLDKLNTSIAKQGGIKNDEINAMRADVDNVIDNLRCTIDDLHPQVLETLGLESALHSYIERHRGRDGMTASFQNVHFEFDQRIDSSLSTRDKINLFRIIAEAINNVIKHAQGDRLEISLRIVQDKIIACIEDNGIGMPKEIRGDGHGCANISERARLIGAKIQWRTSRFSQGTCFELSLRLKQ, from the coding sequence ATGAAATTGCCATTCAGATACCAATTTATTCTCGCGCCGTTCATTATCGTCGTATTACTGGCTTGTCTGGTCGCCTATACATTACTGGAACTGTCATATATCAATAAGGCCAACGAGATCACCCGGCAGTGGGCCATCATCTCCGACCGGGCCCAGACTGCGATTTCAAGCGCCAGACAACTCAACACGATTATCCGCGAACTATCGTCCGAGGATATTCAGCAAGATGAGCAATTTTTCAGTTATCTCGAACAGACAAGAATCCTCTCGGACAGTCTGCATATTCCATACCTGCTTGAGCAGGTATCTCCGGAACTCCGGCAGTTGATCACTGACAGCGGGCAGTTACTCCGTGAACCGGAGCATGTCAGGCCTGAGGCCATCAGTCTTTCACTTGAGCGCCTGCTGCCAGCACTTGAATACCAGGCAAAGATATTTACGGCACAAAGGCGCACGACATTTATCGACAACCATCACAAACTCGTCGCAATAAGTTCACGCCTGACAACCGTGCTGTTAACGGCATTGATCATCTGTATCTCGCTGGCGACAGGGCTGGCACTCTGGGGGCTGACCATTACCCGCCGACGGCTTAAACGACTCACCCAGCGGGCGCATGATGTGTGTACGGGTGACAGCGTGCCCTTGCCCGCCCCCGTCGACACCCGGGATGAGCTCGACGACCTTGAACTCTGCCTTGCCAACATGACGACACGTCTATTGCAGGTAGTCAGTGTCGAGAATGTTTTACTTGGTGTCGAGGGAGAACGCCGACGTATTGCCATGGATATGCACGATGGCGTGCTGGCAGACCTTACTGCCATCAACAGGCGGCTCGACAAGCTGAATACCAGCATCGCCAAACAGGGCGGGATCAAAAACGATGAAATCAACGCCATGCGTGCAGATGTTGATAATGTCATTGATAACCTACGTTGCACTATTGATGATCTCCATCCACAGGTCCTGGAAACACTGGGCCTGGAATCTGCACTGCATTCATATATTGAGCGTCACCGAGGCCGTGACGGCATGACGGCCTCCTTCCAAAATGTGCATTTCGAATTTGATCAGCGAATCGATTCCAGCTTGTCGACAAGAGACAAGATAAACTTGTTCAGGATAATTGCCGAGGCCATTAACAACGTCATCAAACATGCGCAGGGCGACCGGCTTGAGATAAGCCTGCGTATTGTTCAGGACAAGATCATTGCATGCATCGAGGATAATGGTATTGGTATGCCCAAAGAGATAAGGGGTGATGGCCATGGTTGTGCTAATATTTCCGAACGTGCCCGCCTGATTGGCGCAAAGATTCAATGGCGGACCTCGCGCTTTTCACAAGGTACATGTTTCGAGCTATCCCTGAGACTGAAACAATAA